In Colletotrichum lupini chromosome 6, complete sequence, a single window of DNA contains:
- a CDS encoding glycogen debranching enzyme has protein sequence MKVHEKTGRAGSCWEGPIHAQGSRSTATACCPSSPGRVLDLALIDTHAADLSAGHESCLLQPTQMVPKTMVSNEVYLLPLNDDGSPQVAGEYIYLAPKTNDPVTIRFAIEGTSSICRHGSLWVNIPEQGAEFHRDQFREFKLKPDFNRTIEISIPIFQAGAYAFYTTYAELPELEEELDSTPQTGATNKKTPLYYIDVAPRLSLDGRPLPLSALSIFSVISKFMGKYPGDWEKHLRGISDRGYNMIHFTPLQVRGASNSPYSLYDQLGWDPECFPAGEKDIKGLVESLEKQYSLLSLTDIVLNHTAHNTAWLQDHPDAGYNLVTAPWLESAWLLDSKLLELSENLEKLGLPTEVKSDDDLIKIMDAIKKQVISEIRLWEYYAIDVERDVEAGLEAWVAGSTTLPQDTTGDANVTGLKDASLKDQADFLIKNGLQGGDRMGERFRRKVDPKVASGLLSTIFGRYEGEEGSGPTKAAAKSKLVSILDEINLPFYKEYDNELSEILQQLFNRIKYCRLDEHGPRMGPINKEFPLIETYFTRLPKNDTTAKNKPEENVLVNNGWVWGGNALVDNAGPDSRVYLRREVIVWGDCVKLRYGKGPSDSPFLWEFMTKYARMLAKYFAGFRIDNCHSTPIHVAEHILDEARRVRPDLYVVAELFSGSEEMDYVFVKRLGLSALIREAMQAWSTGELSRLVHKHGGRPIGSFEVDEISKADPKSPMSPMSPANEGSDLLNGSSPSSREIIRRIKPVPVQALFMDCTHDNETPAQKRDARDTLPNAALVNMCASATGSVMGYDEIYPKLVDLVNETRLYTSESSSKPVKIGGGGNGIGGIKKLLNQIHTLMGKDGYDETHIHHEDQYITVHRVHPESRKGYFLIAHTAFPGYGNGNGAFNAVHLGGTKARHLGSWMLEVDASDEARKEALEDKKLLRGLPSRVVDVPGVRMEVKGDDTIITVRDKFPPGSIALFETWIPAAEHSSGLDNYVTSGARSAVENLNLVDLNFLLYRCEAEERDGSGGNDGCYEIPGYGKLVYAGLQGWWSLLKDIIRDNNLAHPLCQNLRDGQWALDYIVGRLERISKTPDFENLEKPAVWLKERFDAIRKIPSFLLPRYFGLVLRTLYTASWERGLELMNDNVREGQWFLQSLAMVSVQETGLVKSGSLWPKKLVPSLAAGLPHFAVEWARCWGRDVFISLRGLYLGTGRFDEAKEHILAFASVLKHGMIPNLLSSGALPRYNSRDSIWFFLQCIQDYTKFAPNGLDLLQEKVKRRFLPYDDTWFDVDDSRTYSQESTIEDIIQEALQRHASGMSFREANAGPSIDSQMSDNGFNISIKTDWDTGIIFGGNQNNCGTWMDKMGESEKAGSKGVPGTPRDGAAIEITGLLYSTLKWVASLNQQGKYQYSSVKKADESTISHREWANLIRDSFERCYWVPLSSEEDGKYDVNPQVINRRGIYKDLYKSGKEYEDYQLRANFPIAMCAAPELFDPAHALHALLVADKSIRGPTGMATLDPADLNYRPYYRNSEDSEDFATSKGRNYHQGPEWLWPTGFFLRALLKFDLARRGDQAGRIEAFQQVTRRLMGCKQMIRESVWAGLAELTQKDGEDCPDSCPTQAWSAGCLIDLYMDAAEEQSDKAKIALPVRTK, from the exons ATGAAGGTACATGAGAAGACCGGCCGGGCTGGGAGCTGTTGGGAAG GCCCCATCCACGCCCAAGGTTCACGGTCCACGGCCACAGCTTGCTGCCCGTCGTCCCCAGGCCGCGTCCTCGACCTCGCCCTCATTGATACCCACGCCGCCGATCTGTCCGCGGGGCACGAAAGCTGCCTCCTACAACCTACGCAAATGGTCCCGAAAACCATGGTATCCAACGAAGTATACCTCCTCCCCCTCAACGATGATGGCTCGCCTCAGGTCGCCGGCGAATACATCTATCTCGCCCCAAAGACAAACGATCCTGTAACGATTCGCTTTGCAATCGAGGGTACCTCATCCATCTGTCGCCATGGCAGTCTGTGGGTCAACATTCCAGAGCAGGGCGCCGAGTTTCACAGAGACCAGTTTCGCGAGTTCAA ACTGAAGCCCGACTTCAATCGGACAATTGAAATCTCCATCCCCATCTTCCAGGCCGGCGCTTACGCCTTCTACACCACCTATGCCGAGCTGCCAGAGCTTGAAGAGGAGCTCGACTCGACTCCCCAGACCGGCGCCACCAACAAAAAGACGCCCCTCTACTACATCGATGTCGCCCCGCGTCTCAGTCTCGATGGCCGCCCGCTGCCACTGTCCGCTCTGTCCATCTTCTCAGTCATTAGCAAGTTTATGGGCAAATACCCAGGCGACTGGGAAAAGCATCTTCGCGGTATTAGCGATCGCGGTTACAACATGATTCACTTCACCCCGCTGCAGGTTCGCGGTGCTTCCAATTCCCCATACAGCTTGTACGATCAATTGGGCTGGGATCCCGAATGCTTCCCTGCCGGCGAGAAAGACATTAAGGGCTTGGTGGAGAGCTTGGAAAAGCAGTATTCCCTCCTTAGTTTGACCGACATTGTCCTTAATCACACGGCACACAATACCGCATGGCTGCAAGATCACCCGGATGCCGGATACAACTTGGTCACGGCACCTTGGCTAGAGTCCGCGTGGCTGCTGGACTCGAAGCTGTTGGAGCTTAGCGAGAACCTTGAGAAGCTTGGACTTCCCACCGAGGTGAAGAGCGACGATGACCTCATCAAGATTATGGACGCCATCAAGAAGCAGGTCATCTCCGAGATTCGCCTCTGGGAATACTACGCCATTGACGTCGAGCGCGACGTTGAGGCGGGCTTGGAGGCTTGGGTTGCCGGCAGCACCACCCTGCCGCAAGACACCACTGGCGACGCAAATGTGACGGGACTGAAAGACGCATCTCTCAAAGACCAGGCCGATTTCCTCATCAAGAACGGCCTTCAGGGCGGTGACCGCATGGGCGAGAGGTTCAGGAGAAAGGTCGACCCTAAGGTGGCTTCTGGACTTCTGTCCACCATCTTTGGACGCTACGAGGGTGAAGAGGGTAGCGGTCCGACCAAGGCGGCAGCTAAGTCAAAGTTGGTGTCTATACTCGACGAGATCAACCTGCCATTTTACAAAGAGTATGATAACGAGCTCAGCGAGATCCTGCAGCAGCTCTTCAATCGTATCAAGTACTGCCGACTTGATGAGCATGGCCCGCGCATGGGCCCCATCAACAAGGAGTTCCCTCTCATCGAGACCTACTTCACTCGTCTGCCCAAGAACGACACAACGGCCAAGAACAAGCCCGAGGAGAATGTCTTGGTCAACAACGGTTGGGTTTGGGGCGGCAACGCCTTGGTCGACAATGCCGGCCCGGATTCTCGCGTATACCTGAGACGCGAGGTCATTGTCTGGGGCGACTGCGTCAAGCTCCGCTACGGCAAGGGTCCCTCGGACAGTCCTTTCCTGTGGGAGTTCATGACCAAGTATGCCCGTATGCTCGCCAAGTACTTTGCCGGTTTCCGCATTGACAACTGCCACTCTACGCCAATCCATGTTGCCGAGCACATTCTGGACGAGGCACGCCGAGTCCGACCGGATTTGTATGTCGTGGCAGAGTTGTTCTCTGGCTCCGAGGAGATGGACTATGTCTTCGTAAAGAGGCTGGGTCTGAGTGCTTTGATCCGTGAAGCCATGCAAGCATGGAGCACTGGAGAGCTCAGCCGCCTGGTCCATAAGCACGGCGGTCGTCCCATTGGAAGCTTCGAGGTTGACGAGATTTCAAAGGCAGACCCCAAGTCTCCAATGAGCCCCATGAGCCCGGCCAACGAAGGCAGCGACCTGCTCAACGGGAGCAGCCCGTCCTCGCGAGAGATCATCCGGAGGATCAAGCCTGTGCCAGTTCAGGCCCTCTTCATGGACTGCACTCACGACAACGAGACCCCGGCTCAGAAGCGTGATGCACGCGATACCCTCCCGAACGCCGCTCTGGTCAACATGTGCGCCAGTGCAACTGGCAGTGTCATGGGTTATGATGAGATCTACCCCAAACTTGTTGACCTCGTCAACGAGACTAGGCTGTACACGTCTGAGTCATCCTCCAAGCCTGTTAAGATTGGTGGCGGCGGAAACGGCATTGGCGGCATCAAGAAGCTCTTGAACCAGATCCACACCCTCATGGGCAAGGACGGATACGATGAGACTCACATTCATCATGAGGATCAGTACATCACCGTACACAGAGTACACCCTGAGTCGAGAAAGGGATACTTCCTGATTGCCCACACTGCTTTCCCTGGCTACGGCAACGGCAATGGCGCTTTCAACGCGGTACACCTTGGAGGCACCAAAGCCCGTCATCTTGGCAGCTGGATGCTTGAGGTGGATGCAAGCGACGAGGCTCGCAAGGAGGCTCTGGAGGACAAGAAGCTTCTGCGTGGCCTGCCTAGTCGCGTGGTAGATGTCCCCGGCGTTCGCATGGAGGTCAAGGGCGACGATACCATTATTACTGTGCGCGACAAGTTCCCTCCTGGCAGCATTGCTCTTTTCGAGACATGGATCCCGGCAGCTGAGCACTCATCTGGTCTCGACAACTACGTCACCTCGGGTGCTAGGTCCGCGGTTGAGAACCTGAACCTGGTGGATCTCAACTTCCTGCTTTACCGATGTGAGGCCGAGGAACGTGATGGAAGCGGTGGCAACGATGGCTGCTACGAGATTCCCGGCTACGGCAAGCTCGTTTATGCCGGTCTCCAGGGATGGTGGAGTCTTCTGAAGGATATCATCCGGGACAACAACCTCGCTCATCCTCTGTGCCAGAATCTTCGTGACGGCCAATGGGCTCTGGATTACATTGTCGGACGCCTGGAGCGCATCAGCAAGACTCCCGACTTTGAGAACCTTGAGAAGCCCGCCGTCTGGCTCAAGGAGCGGTTTGATGCGATTCGCAAGATCCCCAGCTTTTTGCTGCCAAGATACTTTGGCCTCGTCCTGCGCACCTTGTACACTGCCTCTTGGGAGCGTGGACTTGAACTCATGAACGACAACGTTCGCGAAGGACAATGGTTCCTCCAAAGTCTCGCCATGGTCAGCGTGCAAGAGACTGGCCTGGTCAAATCTGGCTCTTTGTGGCCCAAGAAGCTGGTCCCATCGTTGGCTGCCGGTCTGCCTCATTTTGCCGTCGAGTGGGCGAGATGCTGGGGACGTGATGTCTTCATCTCCTTGCGTGGTCTCTACCTTGGCACCGGCCGTTTCGACGAAGCAAAGGAGCACATCCTTGCCTTTGCCAGCGTTCTGAAGCACGGTATGATTCCCAACCTGCTCAGCAGCGGAGCTTTGCCGCGTTACAACTCTCGCGACTCCATCTGGTTCTTCCTTCAGTGCATCCAAGACTACACCAAGTTCGCACCCAATGGACTGGACCTGCTCCAGGAAAAGGTCAAGAGACGCTTCCTGCCTTACGACGATACCTGGTTCGATGTCGATGACTCTCGCACCTATTCCCAGGAGAGCACCATCGAGGATATCATCCAGGAAGCGCTGCAGAGACACGCATCTGGCATGTCCTTCCGTGAGGCCAATGCTGGTCCCTCGATCGACTCGCAGATGAGTGACAATGGCTTCAACATTTCCATCAAGACTGACTGGGACACTGGCATCATCTTTGGTGGTAACCAGAATAACTGCGGTACATGGATGGACAAGATGGGCGAAAGCGAAAAAGCTGGCTCAAAGGGTGTTCCCGGTACACCCCGTGACGGCGCTGCCATTGAGATCACTGGTCTCCTATACAGCACTCTGAAGTGGGTGGCGTCGCTCAACCAGCAAGGCAAGTACCAGTATTCGTCCGTGAAGAAGGCAGACGAGTCGACAATTTCTCACAGAGAGTGGGCCAACCTGATTCGCGACAGCTTTGAGCGATGCTACTGGGTTCCTCTTTCTTCTGAGGAAGACGGCAAGTACGATGTCAACCCGCAGGTCATCAATCGTCGCGGAATTTACAAGGACTTGTACAAGTCTGGCAAGGAGTACGAGGACTACCAGCTGCGTGCCAACTTCCCCATCGCCATGTGCGCGGCACCCGAGCTCTTTGATCCCGCGCATGCGCTGCACGCCCTCTTGGTAGCCGACAAGTCCATCCGTGGGCCTACAGGCATGGCGACCCTCGACCCCGCCGATCTCAACTACAGGCCGTACTACCGCAACAGCGAAGACAGTGAGGACTTCGCCACTAGCAAGGGACGAAACTACCACCAGGGCCCGGAATGGCTGTGGCCAACTGGTTTCTTCCTCCGTGCCCTGCTCAAGTTTGACCTCGCCAGAAGAGGTGACCAGGCTGGACGCATCGAGGCCTTCCAGCAAGTTACGCGGAGACTCATGGGCTGCAAGCAGATGATCCGGGAAAGCGTCTGGGCCGGACTCGCGGAGCTGACGCAAAAGGATGGCGAAGATTGCCCCGATTCT TGCCCTACACAGGCGTGGTCTGCCGGTTGTCTGATTGACTTGTACATGGATGCGGCTGAAGAGCAAAGCGACAAAGCCAAAATCGCCTTACCTGTAAGGACCAAGTAA
- a CDS encoding glycerol-3-phosphate dehydrogenase, with protein MASLGVEKKHKVTVVGSGNWGSTISKIVAENSKAFPDLFEEDVHMWVYEEDVTLDSTSPYYDASVGEKPQKLTTVINKYHENTKYLPGIKLPHNIIANPSLQDAVKDSTILIFNLPHQFIGNVCKQLNGHILPFARGISCIKGVNVSDDGVSLFSEWIGDGLGIYCGALSGANIASEIAAEKWSETTVAYDPPPMDNSRAPTPRATSPNPNANGGNGLAPLTPVDMQHKDARGRTSKTKLTAVPAEYPPLDHQIFKHLFHRPYFHVRMVSDVAGVSLGGALKNIVALAAGFVDGRGWGDNAKAAIMRVGLLEMVNFGKEFFGQTVHTGTFTEESAGVADLITSCSGGRNFKCARMAVAEGLSVQEIEKRELNGQLLQGTSTAQEVNSFLKARGQEKHYPLFTAVHGILEGRYSVDDIPTLVSTSEN; from the exons ATGGCTTCCCTCGGCGTAGAGAAGAAGCACAAGGTGACCGTCGTGGGCTCCGGTAACTG GGGCTCAACCATTTCCAAGATCGTCGCCGAAAACTCAAAGGCCTTCCCCGACCTCTTCGAAGAAGATGTGCACATGTGGGTGTACGAGGAGGACGTCACCCTCGACTCGACATCGCCTTACTACGATGCCTCCGTAGGCGAGAAGCCCCAAAAGTTGACCACCGTCATCAACAAATACCACGAAAACACAAAATACCTGCCCGGTATCAAGCTCCCCCACAACATCATCGCGAATCCCTCCCTGCAGGACGCCGTCAAGGACTCCACCATCCTCATCTTCAACCTCCCCCACCAGTTTATCGGCAATGTCTGCAAGCAGCTCAACGGCCACATTCTGCCCTTTGCTCGTGGCATTTCCTGCATCAAGGGTGTCAACGTCTCCGACGACGGCGTCTCCCTCTTCTCCGAATGGATCGGTGACGGCCTCGGCATTTACTGCGGCGCCCTCTCCGGTGCCAACATTGCCTCCGAAATCGCCGCCGAGAAGTGGTCCGAGACCACCGTCGCCTACGACCCCCCGCCCATGGATAACTCGCGCGCCCCGACCCCGCGTGCCACCTCCCCGAACCCCAACGCCAACGGCGGCAATGGCCTTGCGCCCCTGACACCCGTCGACATGCAGCACAAGGACGCCCGCGGCCGCACCTCCAAGACGAAGCTCACCGCCGTGCCCGCCGAGTACCCGCCCCTGGACCACCAGATCTTCAAGCACCTCTTCCACCGCCCCTACTTCCACGTCCGCATGGTCTCCGATGTCGCTGGTGTCTCTCTAGGCGGCGCCCTGAAGAACATTGTCGCCCTTGCTGCCGGCTTCGTTGACGGCCGGGGCTGGGGTGACAACGCCAAGGCCGCCATCATGCGCGTGGGGCTGCTGGAGATGGTCAACTTTGGAAAGGAGTTCTTTGGCCAGACGGTGCACACGGGGACGTTTACCGAGGAGTCGGCCGGCGTGGCGGATTTGATTACCTCGTGCAGCGGTGGCAGAAACTTCAAGTGCGCCAGGATGGCCGTTGCCGAGGGCTTGAGCGTGCAGGAGATTGAGAAGCGCGAGTTGAACGGTCAGCTGCTTCAGGGTACGAGCACGGCGCAGGAGGTCAACAGCTTCTTGAAGGCGAGGGGCCAGGAGAAGCACTACCCTCTCTTCACTGCCGTGCACGGCATTCTCGAGGGACGATACAGCGTCGACGATATCCCGACCTTGGTGTCTACTTCGGAGAACTAA
- a CDS encoding gliotoxin biosynthesis protein GliK — MTTSLPQEPICLLRRLKDLATLSTSSAPSEKSYPSIKSIPRTSPSRLAAAAAASPDASSNDAPSTPTAVAVAAEQTSVLYLAYGSNLSAETFLGARGIRPISQVNVSAPGLSLVFDLPGLPYTEPCFANSAPRKIPSLPDPSDPPKFPPVPPLPPPSAASNQTKRGNNNTVPTTPDLGWDKGLIGVVYEVTPRDYATIVATEGGGSSYKDILTPCIPLPPRVSVPEKPPIDIPRPFLAHTLFSPSIPDAAPEEPDTSTSSSSYHNYSNAKDGGDDDKTPTDPRRKWYYRFLRPTRRPDPAYAQPSPRYLNLITSGAAEHELPDDYQRWLGSLVPYTPTSPRQKLAQWLLKALFLPVLLVFFALNKKVADKEGKVPVWLGVTLGVVFNLLWMAYDAVLRPVFGDGERTQEEEDDERKGWVRGRSWSGRVGCGDEEKMGLLDNMD, encoded by the coding sequence ATGACAACCTCACTCCCCCAAGAACCAATCtgcctcctccgccgcctAAAAGACCTCGCCACCCTCTCAACCTCCTCCGCCCCGTCCGAGAAATCTTACCCTTCCATCAAGAGCATCCCGCGCACATCCCCCTCCCGCctcgcagcagcagcggcagctTCCCCAGACGCCTCCAGCAACGATGCACCTTCCACCCCAAccgccgtcgccgtcgccgcaGAACAGACATCAGTCCTCTACCTAGCCTACGGCTCCAACCTGAGCGCAGAAACCTTCCTGGGCGCCCGCGGCATCCGTCCAATCTCCCAAGTAAACGTCTCCGCCCCAGGTCTCTCCCTCGTCTTCGACCTCCCCGGCCTCCCCTACACGGAACCATGCTTCGCCAACTCGGCGCCCCGGAAGATCCCCAGCCTCCCGGACCCGAGCGATCCTCCCAAATTCCCGCCCgtgccgccgctgccgcctcCGTCCGCCGCGTCGAACCAGACGAAGAGGGGGAACAACAACACCGTACCGACGACGCCAGACCTGGGCTGGGACAAGGGCCTCATCGGCGTAGTCTACGAAGTCACGCCCCGAGACTACGCCACAATCGTAGCAACGGAGGGAGGCGGCTCCTCCTACAAGGACATCCTGACCCCCTGCATCCCGCTCCCGCCCCGCGTCTCCGTCCCCGAGAAGCCGCCCATCGACATCCCCCGCCCGTTCCTCGCGCACACGCTCTTTTCCCCGTCCATCCCGGACGCCGCGCCCGAGGAGCCCGACACCtccacctcctcctcctcctaccACAACTACAGCAACGCCAAGGacggcggcgacgacgacaaaACCCCGACAGACCCCCGCAGAAAATGGTACTACCGCTTCCTCCGCCCGACCCGCCGCCCCGACCCCGCCTACGCGCAACCCTCCCCCCGGTACCTGAACCTCATCACCTCCGGCGCGGCAGAGCACGAGCTCCCGGACGACTACCAGCGCTGGCTCGGCTCCCTCGTGCCGTACACCCCGACCTCGCCGCGACAGAAGCTGGCGCAGTGGCTGTTGAAGGCGCTCTTCCTCCCCGTGCTGCTGGTGTTCTTCGCGCTGAACAAAAAGGTGGCCGACAAGGAGGGGAAAGTGCCCGTTTGGTTGGGGGTCACGTTGGGGGTTGTGTTTAATTTGCTTTGGATGGCGTATGATGCCGTGTTGAGGCCTGTTTTTGGGGATGGGGAGAGGAcgcaggaggaggaggacgacgagAGGAAGGGGTGGGTGAGGGGCAGGTCATGGAGTGGACGTGTTGGGTGTGGTGATGAGGAAAAGATGGGATTGCTCGACAATATGGACTGA
- a CDS encoding chromo domain-containing protein, translating to MVDFSERSKKTMSRPSKKLVWFGGQPPTPADTSNGAATTNTTTTSSASSLPTRQPQPPRKNPEPEPRRLAVVLEDLPTYRRYKRGSGPPLRPITLAPPRDSTAYIRDEFFVPPALSDDGKKRLQYVVGWTDLPAARVVIDAEQICDYVSPMAYEEWCSARAEERDEEERRLEEAENVRAVEEAVARERGVAMPGEKGGKGAKRGRKRKHVAAEELRTPPPATAADGVKKKRGRPRKNAPSLSTPSKSALVDDFKELDTEGDADVEMEEVADDEADDEAIFRQLNGTGTTTPLILTEDSYDSGEQSSLPAGLEPPSKKQRTRSPRPAFSRFMPGIETDTSSRSTPFDSSRGATSSPALPPLPQPPAPGLQGSSGRPRETPIFPPIPPASANHTSTPTAPRVAKTQQPPKRSLLSIRDPPSTPQQSSSPKVQTPTPKASSMLPPPATAPPALNPTQNGTGTNTGWNHTPIPKPGSTPLISNTTPWTISLAASKSSSSYSQLTPSQPVQSIEQPISTTPIPLPKIPGPKPHIAPTLREPQQAALPQTASAPPATTTGSKTAATNSKPTTTKLHTARKTGTAAASTATQDDDEEEDEDEQVYEVLRIEGFEDRVSRRSGKKLGRFFQVRWKGNWPSSMNPTWEPESNIPQHVIQRFYFRKGTTPKRNVQAGAMDKYLVPKKYSSVSRAVEGEDELVRGHGDHSNGNGNGVPAAAKAALATEAGDENAMDQIKVEGDDDEGNDMMLVTDFRNLLDPERRF from the coding sequence ATGGTGGACTTCTCCGAAAGGAGCAAGAAAACCATGTCGCGACCTTCAAAGAAACTCGTCTGGTTCGGTGGTCAACCCCCCACCCCGGCCGACACCAGCAACGGCGCCGCCACGACCAACACTACCACCACATCTTCCGCATCCTCACTACCGACCCGGCAACCCCAACCGCCCCGAAAGAACCCCGAACCCGAGCCGCGCAGGCTCGCCGTAGTCCTCGAAGACCTCCCGACCTACCGCCGCTATAAACGCGGCTCCGGACCCCCTCTGCGACCGATAACCCTCGCTCCGCCGCGCGACTCGACGGCCTACATTCGCGACGAGTTTTTCGTCCCGCCCGCGCTCTCTGACGACGGTAAGAAGCGTCTTCAGTACGTGGTGGGATGGACCGATCTGCCGGCCGCGCGGGTCGTGATCGATGCCGAGCAGATATGCGACTACGTCTCGCCCATGGCATACGAGGAGTGGTGCTCTGCAAGAGCTGAGGAGCGGGATGAGGAGGAGCGCCGGCTGGAGGAGGCGGAGAATGTGCGCGCTGTGGAGGAGGCTGTGGCGAGGGAGAGGGGCGTCGCGATGCCAGGCGAGAAGGGTGGAAAGGGGGCGAAGAGGGGCCGGAAGAGGAAGCATGTAGCGGCGGAGGAGTTGAGGACACCACCACCCGCCACGGCCGCGGACGGAGTGAAGAAGAAACGGGGCAGGCCGAGGAAGAATGCGCCTTCGCTTTCTACGCCGTCCAAGAGCGCCTTGGTGGACGACTTCAAGGAGCTCGACACGGAAGGCGACGCGGACGTCGAGATGGAAGAAGTGGCCGATGACGAGGCCGACGACGAGGCCATCTTCAGGCAGCTCAATGGGACCGGGACAACAACACCTTTGATTCTGACGGAGGACTCATACGACTCTGGCGAACAGAGCAGTCTACCCGCGGGCCTAGAACCCCCGAGCAAGAAGCAGAGGACCCGGTCACCGAGACCGGCCTTTTCGCGGTTCATGCCGGGAATTGAGACGGACACCAGCAGCCGGAGCACGCCTTTCGACTCGTCCAGAGGCGCCACCAGCTCACCGGCCCTGCCGCCGCTACCACAACCGCCAGCGCCGGGTCTCCAGGGTAGTAGTGGCCGGCCTCGGGAGACGCCCATCTTCCCGCCGATACCCCCGGCCTCTGCGAACCACACATCCACGCCCACGGCTCCGCGGGTAGCAAAGACGCAGCAACCGCCGAAGCGGTCCCTCCTCTCAATACGAGATCCCCCTTCCACGCCTCAACAATCGTCCTCACCAAAGGTGCAAACACCTACACCAAAAGCGAGCAGTATGCTTCCCCCGCCAGCCACGGCGCCCCCCGCGCTGAACCCGACACAGAACGGGACGGGCACAAATACAGGCTGGAATCACACACCAATACCCAAGCCCGGCTCCACGCCTTTGATATCAAACACGACCCCCTGGACGATCTCCCTCGCGGCCTCAAAGTCCTCGTCCTCCTACTCCCAACTGACGCCCTCGCAGCCAGTTCAGTCAATAGAACAACCCATCTCTACGACGCCTATACCACTACCCAAGATACCGGGCCCAAAACCACACATCGCACCAACCTTACGAGAACCACAACAAGCAGCCCTACCACAAACCGCCTCAGCACCTCCCGCAACAACAACAGGCAGCAAAACCGCAGCCACAAACTCCAAACCCACCACAACCAAACTTCACACCGCGCGGAAAACCGGAACTGCAGCAGCATCAACAGCAACACAAGATGATGACGAAGAGGAAGACGAAGACGAACAAGTCTACGAAGTCCTCCGCATCGAAGGCTTCGAAGACCGCGTCTCCCGCCGCAGCGGCAAGAAACTAGGCCGCTTCTTCCAGGTCCGGTGGAAGGGCAACTGGCCCTCCTCCATGAACCCGACCTGGGAGCCAGAGTCCAACATCCCGCAGCACGTGATTCAGAGGTTCTACTTTAGAAAGGGCACCACGCCAAAGAGGAACGTGCAGGCGGGCGCCATGGATAAGTACCTCGTGCCGAAGAAGTACTCGTCCGTGTCGCGGGCGGTTGAGGGCGAGGACGAACTTGTCAGGGGCCATGGCGATCACAGTAATGGCAATGGTAATGGGGTCCCGGCTGCGGCTAAGGCTGCACTCGCGACAGAGGCCGGAGATGAGAATGCTATGGATCAGATTAAAGTCGAGGGCGATGATGATGAAGGCAACGATATGATGCTCGTTACCGACTTTCGAAACCTTCTTGACCCCGAGCGAAGGTTCTGA